TCTCAATGATTTTTGTTAATGTTTCAGGTAAATCCAATTCCTCAATCGATGGGATTTTGGAAGGGACAATTCGAATGGCCATTGAAACACATGCCCGTTGATGGTAAGTATTTATCCGAAAACGAGATACACCAGGAAGACCATAGGAAAAATCTAGTTCTCCCTTTTCTTTAAACAAATCCCACATTTGCGAAGGTACGATTGCTCTCGCCATTCCCTCTGTATCTGCAGGCACTAAAATCTCTTTTCCATACCTTTTTAGTTCCCCGTTTATTCGCATGACGGGTGGGACACCTACTGTTAAATGGATATCAGATGCCTTTAATTCATAAGCAGCTCGCATTAAAAGATCGATTTTATCTTTCATTTATATGGCACTCCTACTCCAAAATTGCGACTCGCAATACCTCTTCGGTCGTGGTTAATTGTTGTTTTACTTTTAGCAATCCATCGTCAATTAGAAAAATAGTTTTATTCTTGATGGAAAGCTCGCGAAGCCTTTGAAAAGATTCACCATTCATAATAACCCGTCTCATTTCATCATTGATTACAAGAACTTCATGAAGAGCAATTCTTCCTTTGTATCCCGTCATATTGCAAGAAGAACAGCCTTTTCCTCGGGAAATTTTTTCGATTTTCATCCCTCGTCTTGCGAAAATTTCCAATTCTCGTTTTGATGGCACTTGCTCCACTACACAGTCACGACATACTTTCCGAACAAGACGCTGTGAGACAATTCCACTTAATGAAGATGCAAGCAAAAATGGTTCTACTCCCATATCAAGAAGCCTTGTGATGGTTCCGAGCGAGTCATTGGTGTGCAACGTACTCAGTACTAAATGTCCAGTTAAAGAAGCACGGACCGCCACTTCGACTGTTTCCTTATCACGGATTTCCCCAACCATAATAATGTTTGGATCTTGCCGCAAAATGGATCGTAGACCCGCAGCAAATGTCATGCCAACATTCTGATTCACTTGGATCTGATTTACCCCTTCCAGCTGGTATTCTACTGGGTCTTCAATCGTGATAATATTGACCTCTTCACTATTAAGCTTATTAAGGGCTGCATACATGGTTGATGATTTCCCTGATCCAGTCGGTCCTGTTATTAACACAATTCCTGTCGGTCTTTCAATTAAATCTGAAAATCTTTTAAAATTAAGTGAATTGAATCCAAGCTTACTAAGATCATTAAGAGTTGTTCCCATATCAAGAAGGCGCATAACGATCTTTTCTCCAAACATAGTTGGGAGGGTCGAAACACGAAGATCAACAGGGTGGAAATCAAGATTTATTTTTATTCTTCCATCTTGTGGAATACGATGTTCAGTAATATCTAAATTTGCCATAATTTTGATCCGTGCAGTTAATACGCTTTGCATATGACGTGGCAAAACCCGTTCAACTCTAAGTACTCCGTCAATTCGGTAGCGGATGACTACCTTTGTTTCTTGTGGATCTATATGGATATCACTTGCTCTTTGTATAGCTGCATTAGATAAAATTTGATTAACAAGGCGCACAATCGGTGAATCCTGCTCAATAACATCCTCTTCACGATTCATCTCAGTTTGCGGCATTTCCCCTACCAAATCTTCAAAACCATCGTCAAAGTTATAAAATTTATTAATCGCACGTAGTATATCATCTTTTGTTGCAATTGCTGTTTCAATTTGAAAGCCGGTCGAAAGACGTAAATCATCAATTACAAAAAAATCCATCGGATCTGCCATTGCCACGAATAGTCGGTTACTTTCTGTTTTAAGCGGGATAATTAAATTCCGTCTCGCAGCATCCTTGGATATTAATGTAAATAACTTTGTGTCAAACGGATAACGGTACAGACTGATATGCGGAATCCCCAGTTGAAATTCGAGCACTTCAATCAATTGTTGCTCCGTAATAAACCCCTGTTGTAATATCGCATCGCCAATTCTTTGATTAGGACCTTTCTCTTTTAATGCAGCCTGTAGCTGATCCTCTGAAATCAGTCCTGCATCAACTAGTAAATCTCCAAGCCTTTTTCTTATTTGCTGCTTCATTTATATCCCTGCTTTATGAACATTATTTGATTCTTCATTTTGTTTGCTCCACTTCACTATTTTGTGTTTGTGTCGGATACTCAGAAGAATTTATATTTTGATCTCCATTTGAACTAGTGCCTGTTTCTAACTGGTTGGCAGCTTGTCCACCTTCTTTCACGGTGGTTACAGTTGAAGGTTGAGATACTTGAACATTGCTCGTGGCACGAAGAGAATGAATTTCGACACGTTGTTTCGGTGGATAATAATCTTCAGAAACAAATTCACTTTTTATCTGGTGATCTCCTTGATAGACGTCCTTATAAACTTCTATCAATTGCCCCGAGATCCCCGAGGTCGCTACCTTTATTTTTCCTGGAAGAATAAGCGGGCTGTATTGAATAATTGTTCTTGGTTTAAAGTTCTGTTTGTTCTTTAAACTTGTTTTATAAAGATAAGGGAACCTTTCCCCCTTTAATGATACAGTTAAGCTTTTGCCCACTATTTCCATTTGAATCCTATACCTTGATTTATTTGGGTTAGAAAAAACGAAATCGGCATTCTGATCAAGATTAACTTTGACTTCGAAACCAATAGGAACGAAGTCAGGAAGGCTGTTCCCAATATTTCTTTCCACAATTGAAAAATTAGTCGGTAAAATAGATTGGTAAATACCAGATGATAGTAAACTAAGAGAATCTGAGCTTATAGTAGCTATCTTTTGCTTCTTCACAAAGTCAAGCAATGAAAAAGTTGATTGCTCAGGGATTTCTATTTCAGAACTCTGTTTAAGAACTGTTTGCAAATCAATAGGAATGTCTTTTAAATTTATTTTTGATTGGTTAAGAATAACTTCCTCTCCACCACTTTTTACTCCTAATGGATCATTAGTTGAATTTTTATTATGTGACTTATTTACATTCAAAGATCCTCTTGATGTTGTTGTCCCTTTTTTCTCATTGTTTTTTATTTTTTCAAATGCTTGGGCACCAAAATGTGAGCTGCTGAAAATAAAAGCAGTACAAAATAATAGTACAAAGAATAATTTTATCATTTGACGATTTTTTCTCACATTTATTAGCCTCCTTTTTTATTCATTTGAAGTTCTAAAGCGCTACATAACTTTCTTTTTTGCTTCAGTTGATTTTTCAAGCTCATCTTCTTGAAATGTTAATATAGGGAGTTCATCCAATTCTTCCAGTGGATTTATCTTTTCCTCTTGATCGTCAATCTTGATTGGAAAACTATCAAAAGTCATAATTGGAAGTTCATCCTCATTCTCCAATATTTGAGTCTTTTCGCCCACTACTTTAGGCAGTTTACCCTCTGCTTCTAATAATAAGCTTTCAATATCTGATAAATCTCCAAAATCTGGTATAGATAAGGCGTCTTCTTGTACCCTTTCATCATCTATCTGGATACTCCGATTAAGCAAAAAGGTAATATCCTCATCCATGATTTCAGGTAATCTTTCCGTTACAACTTGCTCTTGTTTGGTTTCAAGAGGTGTATAAAATAATTCGGCATTCATTTCCTCTTTTTCCTCTGGTTGTTCAATAGTCACAGCCACTTCGTTTCGGCTTAAACTAAATAGATCATACCCAGCAGATTTATTACTTTTATTATAATCTATTAAAGGTTCTTCTTTATCTAGCAACCTTTTTCCATAGGAATCATCTACAACATGCAGAAATCGTCCAAGGCGTGAGTTTAATAGGTATGTTGTTATGGAAACAAGCACAAACAGAATAGCAATACTATTCCATAGTGAGTAAGAAGAAATAGCAACAAGACCCACTGTAGCCAACAAGAATGCTGCTAAAACGGTAATAAACTTCCCTTTTTTAGTAAGGCCAAGTGGTAAAAATAATAATACTAGCAATAACAAGGACATTGAACCCGAAGCCCAAATAAGATTATTCAATTACTCACTCCCTTTTTCTTAAAAAATCATTTGTACTGAGTATCGATAGTAAGATTTTCTGTTCCCCAACTTGGAGAATTAGTAGGTGATACATAAACTACTTTTTTTGCAAATACTCCGTTTTTCGGTTTTTTCGCTAGCACATCTTCACAATTTGTGAAATTTGTTTCAACAGGTATTTGGACTGTACTATAAATAAAAAGTGTTTTATCAACGCACATGAGTGCTAAATTTCCATTATTGTTATCGTTTGTTTTTAGGTCCAGTTCCTTAACATATGCATCACCTTTCACCCAGACATCAGTATTAGCCTCTTGAGTGATGGTTCCATTGACATAAAGGTCAACGTCAAACGTTAGCTTAGAATTTGAATTCATCACAAAGCCATTTTTAAAATAAAGCGTTTTGTCGTATTCACCGTCATTATTATGGTCAAATACTTGTGTTTCATCATATCTTGTAGAATTTTCTGGTGCATTTGGGAAAGCATCCCCTTTCCCTCTAGTAAACTGGATCACACCCGTTATACTTTTTGATTGTTGATTTTCTGAAAAACCTTCAGTAGTAAAATTAATGATTACTTTTTGGGCTTGTTCTTTTGCTATGTCTTCTACGGAAACGTCTTCACTAATAACTTTATAGTTGGGAAAATCCAGATTATTCTTTATAGGAAAAGACTTATTGAGCAATGCTGCGTTCAAGTTATTCTGTAATATAAGTTTGACATCTAAAAGGCTTTTATCGTTATTTGTTTGTAAAGTTTGAATCGCAATTTGCTTTATATGGTTAGCTCCCATTTCCGCAAGATTTGTTGCTTGAATATCATTTCCTGTTTTAGATCCTTGTTTTGCACTATTTAGGTTAAGCCCTAGTAGACTTATACCAATTATAGTAAAGACAACAATGATTAACAAAACTGTTAGCAAGCTAGATCCTTTTTCATTATTCCACATAGCTACACCCCTTTCGATAACGTTGTTCTTAGTGTGTAGCTTGCGCCTTCATATGTGAAAGTAATCTCAATCATAACAGGGGAGCTCCCTTGAATGGAAAGGGTTTGGTTGGTATAAATAACACCATTATAATTTATTTTTGCCTGATATTGATATTTATCAGAAATGGTTGTTCCATTAAGAATTATTTGATCGTTTGTTATAGAAAGAGATAGAGGAACATTATTGTGATTCAGATAGGCATTACGGAGCGCTGTCACTACATAATTTGCTTCTTGTTGAAGATAAATATCATCTTTTGTTCTTTCTCCTTGTTGAATTCCTGAATGAAACACAGAAAAAATAAGGGTAAGAACCATACCCATTATTGCCAATCCCAACAATAATTCAATTAAAGTAAAACCACCATTTTTCTTCATAGCTAGTTCCTTCCCTTAAACCCGTATGTTTCATACTTTTCAATTCTTTTTCCCTTTTCATTTACCCAAATTTCAATTTGGATGTAGTTAAGTTGGGAAGGGAATGAGCTATTTTGAAGATTTGCTTGTTTAATTTTGGCAACAGGATAATAAATTTGATTATTTACTTCAATATAAAAATCTCCTTGAATATTTTCATTATACAAATCGTTCCAATCTGAAGTATTCAAGTCTGTTTGAAATGAAGAATTTTTAACTTTATTAAGTATTTCCTGACTTAGTTGACCTGCAGACATTTTATTTTGAGTATAAATAGTAAAGGTTCTTGATTGAATAAAGAATCCAAAAAATACTAATAAAACGATAGAAAGAAGGGATAGTGATAACATTATTTCAAGTAACTGATATCCTTTTTCATTTTTTAATGGATCTATCATCTCTACTTCCCCCACATATGGAAAAACTATGAATCTACAATTCGAAAAATTCGTTCACAACTATTTTATCAACTTTCGACAAAAGCTTAAAGTTTTAATTTATAGTCAATTTTATTTAATAAACTATAAGATCTTGTAAATAGGATTATATTAAAAGGCCGATTCAAAAATGAATCGACCTTTTTCTCAGTATTACCAACAGTACCATTAGATTACAACATTAATCGGATTTGCTTTTACTTGAAGGCTAAACAGTTGAATACTCCGCCACTCGATTTCGCCCTTTTCTTTTCGCCCCAACATATAAAGCCCGATCTGCATGCCGAATTAATGTGAGCGAATCGTCAGCATTCTCTGGAGCTGTTGCGACACCGATAGAAGTTGTTACGGTTATGCGTTGTTGTAGGTGCTCCACTTCCAAATGCTGACTTAAGGTAAATGGTCTATTTGCAATGGTTTGCCTAATTAACTCAGCGATATGTAATGCTTCTTGCTTTTGGATATCAGGTAAGAGAATAACAAACTCTTCTCCACCATAACGGGCGACCGTTCCTTTGTTTCCAACTAGAAGTCTAACCCTATTAGCCAGTTCTCGAAGGATTTCATTACCACTTTGATGGCCATATGTATCGTTTACATCCTTGAAATGGTCAAGATCAAGAATGATTAGAGATAGATTTGTCCGTTCGAACCTATGCAGTTTATCAAATTCTGTCGAGAGCATATTTTCAAAATAACGATAATTATAAAGTTTCGTCAGTGCACAGTGTTCACTATACATTTTCGCTTCCTCATAATGGCGTGCATTATCAATCGCAATAGCAAAATGTGAACAAAGGATATCTACAATCATAAGCTGCGATTTTTCATATGCGCATTTTCGTTTAGAGGCGAGCAATAATACACCTACAACTCCATTATTTCTAACAATTGGGACGCTTAATACACTTTCAGCATCTTCTGGAAAATAACCACTGATAATTTTATTCCATTCTTTTTTCCCTCGGAAGAACGCTGCCTCTTTTTTAGCCCAAACCATACCACTTAATCCTTCACTTTTTTGTAGGGGTTCAATATCGTTTGGCATTACCTTTCCTCTCTCAATACGCCGAATTACCTGAAGTTCCTTGTTTTCGACAACATCCAGAATGTATGCAAAATCTACAGGAAGCATTTCACCTAATTTTTGAATGAACAAATCTGTAACATCATCAATATTTAGACGTTCCGCCATTTGATGGCCAATTTCAGCAGCTTTTTGCAAATGCTCATTTACTTTTCCACTTGAATAATAGAGATTAAGAATGAGCGATAAACTGGCAAACGGAGCCCCAACTATCAATAATGCCAATAAACCGGCTTGTGAATAGAGCATATACAAAATAAAGCCAACTGGAAAGGTAATAAGTGATGTTAGAGTCTCCCAAACTAAATCTTTCCCAAAAAAAGAACCGATATTTTTATAAACCGCAAATAAGTTAAATAATATAAGCAATTGGTTTAATGCGAAATTCAGAAAAACATACAGAAATGCAAGCCAAAGTGAGCGATGATCTCCAATTAAATCCCCCCTAATTTGCCCCCCAAGTAAGTAATAAACTACTCCACTAACAAAGGATTGGGTAAAGAACATGAGAGAGTTAAGGGGAATGCGGAAGTATTGCTCTTTTTGAATTTTTATTTTAAATAGGACAACCATGATTGCCACTTGGGCGAAAATCATTTCTACAAATAACCCAAAGCTTAGAAATGTTGCTAGAGAGATCCATTGCAGTAAAAAAATAGGTATATTATTGATCACTATCGGTGTTGCGGCAACAACTGATGATAAAATTAAAAATGCTAAAATCTCTATCAAATGGCCTGATATTTGCGGCGGATATGCACGATAAGTAAACCATATTCCAAATGGAACAATTAGAATCCAGGCAAGGAAAATTGCCTTTTTAATATGTGGATGAACATCCATTGGGTTTCCATCTCCATTTTATTAGGTAAATAGTCACGAATAATACATATATATTATCAAATTTGTAGATTTTTGTCACAAATTAATTAATTTTATTTTGAAAATATTTAAAAAGTAATGGTTTTACCCGTGAAATGAAGTAAAGTGATCCCGTGATTACAAGTAAATGGTCGTTTGGAAGATCAGTAAGCTCTTGTGTAATGGTCGTTTCCCACTCGTCTCCAACTGACTTATTACTAGATTGGCTTAGTTCAAACAAATCATTTGCCGATGCTGCACGTGGATAATCAAAGGAAACAAATGTTATTTGCTCTGCTATTTCGTCTAAACTGCCGATCATCTTATCGAGTTTCTTATCCTTTAGGGCTGCAAAAACAATATGAATCATTCGACCTTTAAACCGACTAGAGAGTTCATGAACAAGGGCTGTAACGCCTTCATCATTATGTGCACCATCAATAATTACAAGCGGGTTTTCTGATATTACTTCAAATCTTCCCGGCCAAAAAGCATGTTTCAAGCCAACCCTAATATCTTGATTGTCAATTGAAACCGCAGAAATTTGATTTAAATATTGTCCAGCTATCACAGCAAGTGCAGCATTCTCGGTCTGATGCTGACCGATCATGGCAATTTCTAATTGATCCATTGTTTGGTCACCATTTATATTTACTGTAAAGCTTTCTCCCCTTGCAAGAGATTTGTGTGAACTGATCGTAAACTCTTGATTAATTCGAAACAATGGAGCATTCATTTTTAATGCCTGTTCCTTAATAACCTTAAGGGCACCAGGCTGTTTAGCTGCTGTAATAATTGGGGTGTCACGCTTGATAATTCCTGCCTTCTCAAAGGCAATATCCTCATATGAGTTCCCTAAAATATTGGTGTGGTCAAGACCTATATTTGTAATGATTGAAAGCAATGGAGAGATAATATTTGTCGAATCAAATCTCCCACCTAAACCTACTTCAAACAACACGATATCAACTGGGTGAAGCTTTGAAAAATAATAAAATGACATGGCAGTGACTACTTCAAATTCTGTAGGACCCCCAAATTCTGTTTCCTCCATTTCATCTGCTAAAGGGCGGATGACGTTCGTTAATCGGATTATATCTTCATCGCTGATGGGTATTCCATTCACACTGATACGCTCATTAAACTGTTCAATATAGGGGGAAGTAAATGTACCGATCGTGTATCCCCCAGCCTGTAGGATCGAACGTAGAAAGGTAACAGTCGAACCTTTTCCATTTGTCCCACCAATATGGACTGTCTTTAGTTCTTTTTCTGGATTCCCTAGCTTTTCCATCATCCATTCCATCCGTTTTAAACCGGGTTTTATCCCCAATCGTAATCTTGCATGGATCCATTCTAACGCTTCTTGATATGTAGTAAACATGCTAAGCATCTCCTTCATTGATGTGAAAACATGGTAAAGACGAACCCCTATAAGGATTCGTCTCTATTACTATTTATTATCCCTTTAATTCATTTATTCGAGCTTCGACTATTGTTCTTTTTTCTTGATAATCTTTTTCCTTGGCACGCTCCTCTAGAACAACACTTTCAGGAGCCTTTTTCATAAATCCTTCATTGCCAAGCTTCTTTTGTACCCTTTCTACTTCATTATTTAGTCTATCATATTCCTTTTCTAGACGGATAATTTCTTCCTCGATGTTGATCAGACCCTCTAGTGGGAGAATAATTTCAAGTCCAGTAACAACAGCTGTCATTGCCTTCTCTGGTATTTCTAGATCGATTCCGATTTGAAGTTCTTCAGGATTACAGAAGCGTTCAAGGTAAGATTGGTTCTTTTCTACAATTTTTAACACTTCTGTATCCTTCACTTTAACAAGCATTTTTATTTTCTTGCTCATTGGAGTATTCACTTCGGCACGAATATTTCGTACAGAGCGAATCACTTCCATCAAAAGCTTCATTTCTAGCGCCGCTTGGGCATCTGTAAATTCTGGATTTACTTCAGGCCATTTCGCAATCGTAATCGATTCCCCAACGTGCGGAAGGTTTTGCCAGATTTCTTCAGTTATAAATGGCATAAACGGGTGAAGTAATTTCATCGTATTGTCTAGAACATGAGCAAGGATTGAACGAGTTGTTTTCTTTGCTTGCTCATTATCTCCGTAAAGAGGGAGCTTAGACATTTCAATGTACCAGTCACAAAAATCATCCCAGATGAAATTATAAAGTACACGGCCAACTTCACCGAATTCATATCTCTCGGATAATCTTGTTATCGTTTCAATGGTTTCATTTAAACGAGTTAAAATCCATCGATCCGCTACAGATTTTTCACCACTTAAATCTATTTCTTCATATGCCAATCCATCCATGTTCATCAATGCAAATCGAGATGCATTCCAAATTTTATTGGCAAAGTTCCAGGTTGCTTCCACCTTCTCGATGCTAAAACGTAAATCTTGACCTGGAGAGCTACCTGTTGAAAGGAAGTATCTTAGTGCATCTGCTCCGTATTTATCAATGACATCCATTGGATCAACGCCATTACCAAGTGATTTACTCATTTTGCGGCCCTCTGCATCCCGTACAAGTCCATGAATCAATACATCTTTAAACGGACGCTCACCGGTAAATTCAAGGCTTTGGAAAATCATACGTGATACCCAGAAGAAGATAATATCATAGCCGGTTACAAGTACATCTGTTGAAAAATACCTCTCAAAATCGGCTGCATTCTTATCAGGCCATCCTAATGTAGAAAATGGCCATAGTGCGGAACTAAACCATGTATCTAATACATCTTTATCCTGTTCCCAATTTTCAAGGTCTGTTGGTGGTTCATGATCAACATAAACTTCCCCTGTTTCCTTA
The Neobacillus sp. PS3-40 genome window above contains:
- a CDS encoding ATPase, T2SS/T4P/T4SS family; translated protein: MKQQIRKRLGDLLVDAGLISEDQLQAALKEKGPNQRIGDAILQQGFITEQQLIEVLEFQLGIPHISLYRYPFDTKLFTLISKDAARRNLIIPLKTESNRLFVAMADPMDFFVIDDLRLSTGFQIETAIATKDDILRAINKFYNFDDGFEDLVGEMPQTEMNREEDVIEQDSPIVRLVNQILSNAAIQRASDIHIDPQETKVVIRYRIDGVLRVERVLPRHMQSVLTARIKIMANLDITEHRIPQDGRIKINLDFHPVDLRVSTLPTMFGEKIVMRLLDMGTTLNDLSKLGFNSLNFKRFSDLIERPTGIVLITGPTGSGKSSTMYAALNKLNSEEVNIITIEDPVEYQLEGVNQIQVNQNVGMTFAAGLRSILRQDPNIIMVGEIRDKETVEVAVRASLTGHLVLSTLHTNDSLGTITRLLDMGVEPFLLASSLSGIVSQRLVRKVCRDCVVEQVPSKRELEIFARRGMKIEKISRGKGCSSCNMTGYKGRIALHEVLVINDEMRRVIMNGESFQRLRELSIKNKTIFLIDDGLLKVKQQLTTTEEVLRVAILE
- a CDS encoding prepilin-type N-terminal cleavage/methylation domain-containing protein; this encodes MKKNGGFTLIELLLGLAIMGMVLTLIFSVFHSGIQQGERTKDDIYLQQEANYVVTALRNAYLNHNNVPLSLSITNDQIILNGTTISDKYQYQAKINYNGVIYTNQTLSIQGSSPVMIEITFTYEGASYTLRTTLSKGV
- a CDS encoding sensor domain-containing diguanylate cyclase, with product MDVHPHIKKAIFLAWILIVPFGIWFTYRAYPPQISGHLIEILAFLILSSVVAATPIVINNIPIFLLQWISLATFLSFGLFVEMIFAQVAIMVVLFKIKIQKEQYFRIPLNSLMFFTQSFVSGVVYYLLGGQIRGDLIGDHRSLWLAFLYVFLNFALNQLLILFNLFAVYKNIGSFFGKDLVWETLTSLITFPVGFILYMLYSQAGLLALLIVGAPFASLSLILNLYYSSGKVNEHLQKAAEIGHQMAERLNIDDVTDLFIQKLGEMLPVDFAYILDVVENKELQVIRRIERGKVMPNDIEPLQKSEGLSGMVWAKKEAAFFRGKKEWNKIISGYFPEDAESVLSVPIVRNNGVVGVLLLASKRKCAYEKSQLMIVDILCSHFAIAIDNARHYEEAKMYSEHCALTKLYNYRYFENMLSTEFDKLHRFERTNLSLIILDLDHFKDVNDTYGHQSGNEILRELANRVRLLVGNKGTVARYGGEEFVILLPDIQKQEALHIAELIRQTIANRPFTLSQHLEVEHLQQRITVTTSIGVATAPENADDSLTLIRHADRALYVGAKRKGRNRVAEYSTV
- a CDS encoding folylpolyglutamate synthase/dihydrofolate synthase family protein; amino-acid sequence: MFTTYQEALEWIHARLRLGIKPGLKRMEWMMEKLGNPEKELKTVHIGGTNGKGSTVTFLRSILQAGGYTIGTFTSPYIEQFNERISVNGIPISDEDIIRLTNVIRPLADEMEETEFGGPTEFEVVTAMSFYYFSKLHPVDIVLFEVGLGGRFDSTNIISPLLSIITNIGLDHTNILGNSYEDIAFEKAGIIKRDTPIITAAKQPGALKVIKEQALKMNAPLFRINQEFTISSHKSLARGESFTVNINGDQTMDQLEIAMIGQHQTENAALAVIAGQYLNQISAVSIDNQDIRVGLKHAFWPGRFEVISENPLVIIDGAHNDEGVTALVHELSSRFKGRMIHIVFAALKDKKLDKMIGSLDEIAEQITFVSFDYPRAASANDLFELSQSSNKSVGDEWETTITQELTDLPNDHLLVITGSLYFISRVKPLLFKYFQNKIN
- a CDS encoding valine--tRNA ligase encodes the protein MEQKETTMSTKYDPQTIEKGRYEWWLEGKFFEAKGEKEKQPYTIVIPPPNVTGKLHLGHAWDTTLQDILTRMKRMQGYDVLWLPGMDHAGIATQAKVEQKLRSEGKSRYDLGREKFVEETWKWKEEYASHIRAQWAKVGLGLDYSRERFTLDEGLSSAVREVFVTLYKKGLIYRGEYIINWDPSTKTAISDIEVIYKDVQGAFYHLRYPLADGSGHIEIATTRPETMLGDSAVAVHPEDERYNHLIGKTVILPITGRVIPIVGDDYVDMEFGSGAVKITPAHDPNDFEIGNRHNLERILVMNEDGTMNEKAGKYQGLDRFECRKQIVKDLQEQGVLFKIEEHLHSVGHSERSGAVVEPYLSTQWFVKMQPLADKAIELQKNEEKVTFVPDRFEKTYLHWMENIRDWCISRQLWWGHRIPAWYHKETGEVYVDHEPPTDLENWEQDKDVLDTWFSSALWPFSTLGWPDKNAADFERYFSTDVLVTGYDIIFFWVSRMIFQSLEFTGERPFKDVLIHGLVRDAEGRKMSKSLGNGVDPMDVIDKYGADALRYFLSTGSSPGQDLRFSIEKVEATWNFANKIWNASRFALMNMDGLAYEEIDLSGEKSVADRWILTRLNETIETITRLSERYEFGEVGRVLYNFIWDDFCDWYIEMSKLPLYGDNEQAKKTTRSILAHVLDNTMKLLHPFMPFITEEIWQNLPHVGESITIAKWPEVNPEFTDAQAALEMKLLMEVIRSVRNIRAEVNTPMSKKIKMLVKVKDTEVLKIVEKNQSYLERFCNPEELQIGIDLEIPEKAMTAVVTGLEIILPLEGLINIEEEIIRLEKEYDRLNNEVERVQKKLGNEGFMKKAPESVVLEERAKEKDYQEKRTIVEARINELKG